The genomic DNA TCGACGAACTCGAACCCGCCGCCGTGGGGGAGGGGCTCGACCTCGACCCAGCACACGCCGTACTGCCCGTGGCCGCCCGATTGCTTCACGTGGCGGCCCTGCGCCTTGGCCATGCCCTTGATGGTCTCCTTGTACGGGATCCTGGCGGGCCGGTGCGTCACCTCGACGCCGTACTTGCGCTTCATGCGGTCAAGGACCACGTCGAGGTGGGCCTCGCCCATGCCGTACATGACGGTCTCGTGCGTCTCCTCGGAGCGCTCGACGCGGAGGGTGGGGTCCTCCTCGGTGACCCGGGCGATGGCCGTGGACAGCTTGTCCTCGTCCCCTTTGGTCTTGGGCTCCACGGCGAAGGCGAGCAGCGGCTCCGGCATGGTCACCGGCGGCAGCGTGACGGGGTCGTCCTTGGTCGAGAAGGTGTCCCCGGTGGTGGTGTGCGACAGCTTGGCCACGGCGCCGATGTCGCCGGCCGGCGCCTCCGAGACCGTCTCGTGGTCCTTGCCCTTCAGCGTGAACAGCTGGCCGACGCGTTCGTCGGTGCGTTTGGTGGCGTTGAACACCGAGGCGTCGGGGCGGATCCGCCCCGAGAACACGCGGAACATGCTGATGTGGCCGACGTAGGGGTCGGACACCGTCTTGAACACCAGGGCGGTCAGCGGGGCGGACGGGTCGCACGGCCGTTCCTGCTCCGTGCCGTCCTTGGCGATCACCTTGACCGGGGGCCGCTCGGTGGGCGCCGGGAAGACGTCGGCGATGAACCGGGTCACCCGGTCCACGCCGGCCGGCTTCGCGGCGGCGGACAGCAGGACCGGGGCGATCTTGGCCTCGTGGAACCCGGCACGGACCCCTTTCACGATCTCGTCCTCGGCCAGCTCGCCCGACTCCAGGTACTTTTCCAGCAGGACGTCGTCCGCCTCGGCCACCGCCTCGGTCAGCTTCTCGCGGAAGGGGTCGGCCTTGGCCACGATGTCCTCCGGCCAGTCGCCTTCCTCTCCCTGGGGCGAGGAGCCGTACCGGTAGGCCCGGCGGGACAGCAGGTCGGCCACGCCCTCGAAGCTGTGCTCCTCACCCAGCGGGAACTGGAGGGGCGCGACCTGGGTGCCGAAGGCCTTGACCAGGCCGTCGAGGGTCCGTTCGAACGACGCCCGCTCCCGGTCCAGCTTGTTGATGAGGATGGCCCGGGGCAGCC from Actinomycetota bacterium includes the following:
- the fusA gene encoding elongation factor G, which codes for MKTYDAANIRNVLLLGHGGAGKTTLMEAMVFAAGAITRMGKVEDGNTVSDHDPEEIRKGISVSLSMAPIEVGEVKINLLDAPGYADFVGDVYSAVRAVDAVLIVVSAVEGVEVQTEIGWELAAEAGLPRAILINKLDRERASFERTLDGLVKAFGTQVAPLQFPLGEEHSFEGVADLLSRRAYRYGSSPQGEEGDWPEDIVAKADPFREKLTEAVAEADDVLLEKYLESGELAEDEIVKGVRAGFHEAKIAPVLLSAAAKPAGVDRVTRFIADVFPAPTERPPVKVIAKDGTEQERPCDPSAPLTALVFKTVSDPYVGHISMFRVFSGRIRPDASVFNATKRTDERVGQLFTLKGKDHETVSEAPAGDIGAVAKLSHTTTGDTFSTKDDPVTLPPVTMPEPLLAFAVEPKTKGDEDKLSTAIARVTEEDPTLRVERSEETHETVMYGMGEAHLDVVLDRMKRKYGVEVTHRPARIPYKETIKGMAKAQGRHVKQSGGHGQYGVCWVEVEPLPHGGGFEFVDRIVGGVIPNQFIPSVEKGVVKAMSEGVAAGYPMVDVRVTLYDGKFHSVDSSDIAFQIAGSHALKEAAQLAGVALLEPIVELDIVVPEDHTGDIMGDLNSKRGKILGMEQIGAGKQRVRALAPQAEVARYSIDLRSMTGGRGAFTMKFSHYEEVPSHIAQKVIEEHQRAKEEAHK